Below is a window of Ctenopharyngodon idella isolate HZGC_01 chromosome 7, HZGC01, whole genome shotgun sequence DNA.
GAGAGAAGACCTGCACGTTTAATTGGTATGTGTATACTGTAATAGTGCATTTACAATGCTTATCAGTGGCGTGCACTTTGATCGCGAAAGtaaaagtgccctttgcggtcgcatcgcGCTGCCCCCGCGTTCCCATTTCGGAACGCGATTTCTACCGCGGGAGAATTATTTCTATCATTTTTGGTGTGTTttgtgagagagagaattttATTGATGATGGTgattttataataaagtatattttggTATTGATACGTCTCCATTTTTCTCTTTGACTTCAATTGGTAAAACTTACCTGTCTGTCTTTATTGGGAGTTATTTCCCTGGCATCCCACCAGGGTGGCGTAGTCTGGCAAATTTAAATTGTGATTCATATTTTCCTTCATTTGGTAATGCCACATCTTGGCGTAGTCGGCAGGGTTTACCTGGTAAGGCAAAGATTTTCCTAAGTGAGACGTGGGTGAAATtctgtgttttgaaattggttgtgattttgtttttctttctcctcaGAACAAAACAGCAGCGTGTGTTTCGACCTCTTGGACAAGTTGTATTCCTCCATCAGTGGCCCTTTTCTATTTTTGGGGTGAGTGTAGTTATGACAAGTATGGAGGAAGAGATGCAGGAGTTGCGAGAATTAGTGGCACAGTTGAGAGCCGATAATGTCCGGTTGCGTCGTGAGTAGGTGCCAGGTGAGTTACCTGGTCCTAGTACTGCACTCTGCAGCAATGCCTGACCCTCCTCAGCCAGCCGAGACTGATACTGTTGTGCCGGACCGGTTTGTTTTTGTGCCCAGCAACAGACGGTTTCCAAAATGTATTGGCAAATCCGGCACAGGTATTGATGAGTGGGTGGAGGAAACTGAGGCATGTATGTGGGCTCGTTATTTGTCCAAAGCTGACAAAGCATTCTTTCTCTTCGACCATTTGGAAGGTGAAGTGCGTGAAGAGATTAGACACCGTCCCAGTGGGGAACGGGGTGATCTGGATaaaattattgtgattttaCGTGAGTTGTATGATTGCTCTCAATCGTATGTAGCACTCCAAGAAGCCTTTTTCTCCAGGAGGCAGCAAGATGGGGAATCTCTGTTAGAGTTTTCCCTGGCCTTGATGACTCTCCTGGAGAGGGTTAAACAGCAATTACCCAATGCTATTCCTAATGCTGAAATTGTATTGCACGATCAGTTTGTCGAGTACGTTGCTGATGGTGCCCTCCGCTGGGAACTGAAGCAATTGGTTCGCCGCCAGCCCGCCTCTACCCTATTAGAAATGCGTGGGGAAGCGATTAGGTGGGAGCGGGAGGGAATGCCAGGGAGTGTGAGGGGTAGGAGTCAGTCAGTTTCAATGCGGCATCCAGTACGGGGTGCAAGGACATTCTCAGTCGGAGTTGAAGGAGCTGCGGGAGATGTTAAAATCAACATGTCTGAATCAAATCAACTCACTCAGAGTGTTGCCGGCATGCGGTTTCCTCAGAGTGTTCGCCGGCCCTCCTGTACTGAGGTTTTAATCTGTCGTCAGTGTGAAAAACCTGGCCATTTTGCCCGCCAATGCAATGGAGATTGCGTTATTCCTCCTTCCTCCCTAGCTCGGCATGAGTCGCCTTCTACGATGAGGGCTCAACATACTTTTTTCCTAGCCAACGGAAAACTAGGTCCCGCCGAACTGCAGAGTCACAGTTCGGTAGGGAAAGATTGTGACTCAGTGACGTTAGGTCCCTTGTCGCATTTAATGGCATCATGTCCTCACCTCGTTGTTTGTATGGGAGGGGTACAGGTGATTAAACAACACACtattctttttaaaacaaaaactaatgaATGTCAGTGTAGTGAGAGTGTAGAACATGTTAATGAAAtggattggtaaaatggtctcaatttcacagcagtcactggtattatgaagaagattgaaaactaaggagaattctgtcctcctttctccccccaaaacaggtgttggtgtaataaatatttacaatccttttgttctggtctgtatataaggtaaagtgcaaagcagtcatgCGGGATCAtctgtagccagaagccccCGTGCAGAGATGGGCGAATGTctgaacacactcacacatcactgtgtgtatatgcatttctttgggtaattgatgttatgcatttattatttctgaattggcttctaattgtctaactgtaatgtaattggcatgatacatttttacttgacaaataaaatgttatatttggtttattctgtattatttttgattcattacttctagtagattaaagcgaaggtattaccgcaaatctgtgttcaggattgatcatacggaaggtttaatagatggagcatagggcacatcaattaagttcgatttctgactatcactgccttaaataagttgcggttttcgtaaatatataaaaactatgctttttgtTACGAGTAAGCAGAGCGCGACCGACTTAAAGGTAGATATTTACCCTGCATCCAATGTTTAAGGTCAGAACTGGCGAGTTTGTGTCCGAGAAGAGCACTCAGtcggccgaagtgacttttctaaagTGACACCGGGACTGcagtgaacgaataattgaagaaATAAGgtaatcagaataatcaaaaatctaaattaatgcatAATCAATGATTAATTTCTAACTGGAAATATAACCTAAGAGTAAATCATgtgaaattggagtcagattaaacgagtgaaaattaagtgaacttcacagaggcgctgaaaagacatacacgcgttaaccttcgccccgtcggattccgtttttgggctgATGCAGGGTTCCTTACAAAAGTCAGCACCTTCTCCTCTGATTCTGACCACCTTTCATTCTACATCTCAGGAATACCTATCAATAATCACATTTTGACACCTATTTGGGCATCAAGAAAGTCTGCTTTGGCATCTATTACTATCATTGATTCTGCCAATTTGTGTATGTCATCTTCATTTGATTTGCAGTTTGATGACAAACTGGTACTTGACACTTTTAGATCATCCACCTCCTTTTGTGTAAATTGGAGGCTAACTTTCAGTTCCTGCAGTTCTTTCAAAATGGCATCCATTCTACTGTTTGTTGTTTCCATGAAGGTATACATACAAACTTTATAATTGCTTTCTTGTTGTTGTAACAGTTCTTTATAGAAAGCTTTCTGTTGCTCCATCAATTCACACACCAGCTCATGTGAGATACATTGTCCATTGTCCTTTTCTTTCTCCTTACAACCAGCCATCTTGTGTGATTTGAAGAACCTTTGTTGTAGGCCACAACTTCCAAAAGTGAACAAAACGTCTATCTCCATCAAATTTCAATCACAATTTCACTTTTATGTTGTGtagaaaacttatttaaaaccTATGaaactttaatgtaaaaaacaatGAGGATTTGAAAGATTTCTGATAGATTCCAACAACCAAATTAGCAGGGACTAGCAACACCCAACCAGACAGGAAGCAGAAAGCATTGCAGGTCAGCTTGTGTGCGTAGTGGACGCTAAAGCAAACTCAGCATTGGCACCTCCAAAGTAAAATTAACTGAAAAACCTGAAGGTCTTTAGGAGGAAGGAAAATCTGAAGGATTTTAGGAGACATATCTGAAACACTACTGATATTAAAACTGCCAtttgagttacttttttttatcactCGATGTCTGTGATTTCATGTACCTATCCGGACGGGACTAACATCTCTGTGTTTATTACAGAGGTAggagtgtgtgttttctagaCGTGGGCGTTAAAGAGGGTCATGTGCTATGCTTGCATGCATCATGTGTGACGTATAAGTCttttaatgtattgttttttaatataattttagttgattataaaaaccctacttaaaggggacctattatgtcccttttacaagatgtaatataagtgtcccaagaatgtgtctgtgaagtttcagttcaaaatactccacagatcatttattatagcttgtcaaatttgcccctatttgggtgtgagcaaaaacaccccatttttgtgtgtgtccctttaaatgcaaatgagctgctgctcccggccccctttccagaagagggcggagctttaacagctcacgcttcggttgctcaacaacaacaaagctggagaatctcacgcagccaaaatgacgatttttttcagccttacattgttcaaaccggagtcgacactgatggagagactcaggaagaagttacaacttttagaatgaaactggacgtttctgtatggttagtggataaatttatgtagttgctgtggagttgattcatgttaatcttttgtgcaaatccagtgttgaattgaccctcgtttgtgaagcagtccggcgtaaaatgacggcatgtcaacaacactctactacaacaactcttcctcttctctaaagcagcccaacatggccccgccccctttgttgcgtgttctggAGGCGGGGTTTATGTACGTTTTTGGGCTTCGTGACGTCACCAAACCaagaagaagcttgttgtagttcctaccagccatttgttgtagtccttaaaaagcaatttctgtaaaagaaaatatcttccttttgcATTGAAACGCAGATGCGTTTTGgccaatcggatcacaagtggacgacactaaatacaactgtaaatggggtctaaaacgttttgagcttgtccactttcgaccacttccagagggaGTCGAAAAAAACACATTCGACCGGGTTGCTTccgtagtgtagacgctcatgtctggtcttgcagctgtcagagcagaaacgaaagctgatgctctctgtgtgtgttttttttctttctgtcatCTCTGGTCATGTTAATATGTACATTGTGctagcttattttgtccattagattgaaagaactaaaaaaaaaaagcatgcatttacccacccatagatcCTCCcttcaaagaaatcaggacagaagtgcttgaaagtggacaaaggagacggattaaaatatcaggtgtaaacaggtGTCTCCCTTCTCTACTTGTGATCCAAATGaccatcttaataccaggtggaaacagggcctaaaacACATTCGTTAGCCAGTTGTTGATTCTCCACAGATTTTGGGATTGGTGTCTTTTACTTGGTGATGTTCCTCAGGCCTGTCCAGACTGATGCCGGATTGTTGGATGAAAACTGATGTTTCAGTTTTTCAGAGTAGATACTTTTAGCCACTCTGATTTCCTTTGTTAGTCTGTTTCTGGCCTGGATATTCAATATTTTATCCCCACTTAGTAAGCATCCTTATTGGCTTGACAAAGCTGTCTGAGTTTTCCGGTAAAGCATGGTTACACATTAGAGAATAATAAGAATGTCCTGGTAGGATTGCATGTATCCTCCAGATCGGTGGCAGCTgattaaaaaacacacaaatctaAGCAGGCTTGTAAATCCTGCTCTGCTTCACTAGTCCATCTCTTAACAGTCCTTATTACAGGTTTAGCTGATCTCAGTTTCTGCCTATAGGTCGGTATAAGATGAACCAGACAGTGATCAGAAAGCCCCAAAGCTGCACGCGGGACAGAGTGATGTACGTCCTTTATTGTGGTGTAGCAGTGGTCCACTGTCTCTGGTGGGACATGTAACATGCTGTCTGTATTTTGTCAGTTCACGGGAGAGATTTGCTTTATTAAAATCCCTGAGAATGATTAAAAGAGAGTCTGGGTACTGGGTAGAATAGTGGGTTGGTGGACAGCTCCACATTAGTCTCTGTTCAAGGGTGTGGCTCTTATTATTCCTCCTCATCAAGGACATCAGAGTATTTTCCCTAAGGAATCTCTTTATTTgctcaaatttatttatatatttcaatatataataaatatacagttgaacatttcattcattaatacagtttattctctatagttttaaaaaattgtaataaaacatgacaagatctcagagttaaactgtgtcagaaaaaaagaatcttaattatgtcagataacaaacatggtcaggtcaaatttttatcaattttactggtagtccactgtatgaagaatttttaggTATAATATgccacagtttactttattttgctctcctcacttacataaatgaactatagtgtcctgcacccacagtaaaaatatatcaaaaatgtctgaataatttttggtttgattgtatgtgtgtgtataaaatacatatatatatatatatatatatatatatatatatatatatataatgaacaaTGTTGATTTTCTCAGATTGTTTTCAAATGACTCAGTGTAGATATAGTGCCCTCTACCTAGTGTACATGGCATGTCCATgcatatttacagtttttaaaaagttatgtgtaatttacatttattataatttgttgtgtttgtttgtattatAATGTTGTATTTTAATGTCTGATTAAATTTCAAAAAACTCTAATGCATCATTAATCCACATTTTTCATTAGCAGTGTCAGGAATATAGATTATTTCTAATGACATTcttgtaaactgtaaaaaaaaaaaaaaaaaaaaaattcaagtgtAGTTAATAATTGTTCTCAGAAAATATTACTTTACTTGCtcaaatttaattatatatttcaataaataaaaaatatctccGACCGGTTCTTGTCAATGCAActgtaaattttatttattcatttcaatgcaacccgttttatttatttattcatttatttattttaattgattttaatagGGACATTGCATGTTAATGAACATcagtataaaaatacaaaatgtaaacatgCCAGATTACAGCAACATCGCTCATTTACATCTGTAGTCCCTGAAAGAAAATgatgaaagcaaaaaaaaaaaaaaagaaattttaaagtaaacattttcagttttttctttttcttttttttttatttgtttatttcattttttagtttGGTCCTTTAAGAAAGGAGcatgtgaaaataaatagtaaatagtcatcaacaacatttcaaatactggtaacactttataataaggtcttatttgttaacattaattaatgcatcaactaacattaacaaactcTGTGCTCTATATACAGTggtgctccagaaggaaacacgatgcattaagagtcggggggtgaaaacatttgaacaggatgaagatgtccaaatttttcttatttcgcttgaatatcattttttttcatttggtactgcccttcagaagcaacagaaaatacttgcatgtttcccggaagacaaattaaatacaatttaccttgatctttaAATTCCacatgttttcaccccccatctattaatgcatcgtgtttccttctggagcaccagtgaatgtttgaaccttgtttaatagttgtgtttgagtccctcaattgtcctcagtgtgaaaagatggatctcaaaatcatacagtcactgctggaaagggttcaaatatgcaaaaaatgcttgaaatctgaagaatctgcaggacctggagattttttctgaagaacagagctcagtttaactgctcagaacaaacaagagactcatgaacaaccatcacacaacaaacaaacagtcgtggatcatccaggtaaccacacacagtattaagaatcaatggttcacatacttatgaatggggttattttaataaattcagctattttttttgtcttgtggattatatgtaaacatcttttatgtaaaatatcttactcaggacagtactaaataaaaaataacatgcattttgtattatctcctttattttttttaaattattaacattttcacagattctgcaagtggttcacatactttttcttgcaactatatatataattatttgtttgttcagtgcatcaactaatgttaacaaattcaatttttgattttaataatgttgaaattaaaatgaaataagatgaatgaatgctttaaataaatattttccattgttagttcatgttaactaatgtagttaacaaaTCTTAATGGaacattattgtaaaatgttacccaAATTATAAACTTCTCCTAAAAGCACATTCAAAAGCAAAAGtttagtttaaaaacatttaaaacatgtatCCCCAGTACAAACACATTAGAAACACTTAATGAATCtataaattatgtttaaaatttaaaatgcattataagaTAGATGGGAGTCAAATAGTTTtagaaagggagaaaaaaatagtttttctttGTTCAATATGTCTGATGTCAAAATCACTCCTGTTGTTCCAGTATGAGTTCTGTGAGTCGGTCCATGTCTCTGATCGTCGGGTGACACTGAAGGATCATGATAATGACGCTTTCCTGGTCTGGGAAGATGGGCACTAAACGCTGCTGCAGCTTCAGCGTCTCCTCCGCCGTCCTCTCCCTGACCTCCTGATCGCTGCCTGACCCCTGACCTCTGCCCCCTTGTGTCCAGTCTCGGTACTGCAGTATTTCAGTGTGAGCGCGCGGCGCGGGAGACGGCGAGGGAAAGGACGTGGATGCTCCTGCAAACGTGTGACTTCCTGGAACAGGTGAGCTGCTGGGAAAATATTAAGAAAAGTCTTTGGTTTGTTTTCCTAGAAGAGAAAGGCTGCGATGTTGAAATATGAATATCTGCTAAAAGTGATTATTTTGGTCAAATTTTAGAGAACACTAGCATTGGCTCTAAGCCACAGACATGAAAATTAATTGTTTATCattgatttaatatttataaatgtggtTTACAGATAAACGGCATCATTTGGTAGATCTCCAAATAAACAAACCCAGATAATCGCCTTACAGTGCTGATCACTTATATAATggcataaatattaatattcaatTATGTGTATAACATCAATGCACTATGAATATTTAGTtagtttcaaaaatgaaaacaaattatgtacactaccattcaaaagtttgcgttcagtgagatttttaaaagaaattaatacttttattcagcaacgaCACactaaaagtgacagtaaagacatttataatgttacaaaagattcaatttcaaataaacgctgttcttctgaactttctattcattaaagaatcctaaaaaattaaatgtatgatggtttccacagaaatctgaactgttttcaacattgataataatcataaatgtttcttgagcatcatattagaatgatttctgaaggatcatgtgacactgaagactggagtaatgatgagctttgatcacaggaataaattacactttactatatattcacatagaaaacagctgatttacactggaataatatttcactgtttttactgtatttttgatctaatAAACGCAGCATtggagagcagaagagactcctTTTTAAAAGCGTTTAATAATCTCtcagatcccaaacttttgaacggtggcTTTTGACAATTGAGCAAAAAATAACTGTTgtcatgaaaaaacaaaacaacaaaatgatttATCAGTAGAAGTGATGATGTGGTGCGAGTGATGTATTACCTGTTGT
It encodes the following:
- the LOC127516505 gene encoding uncharacterized protein LOC127516505, with translation MSGCVVSRCQVSYLVLVLHSAAMPDPPQPAETDTVVPDRFVFVPSNRRFPKCIGKSGTGIDEWVEETEACMWARYLSKADKAFFLFDHLEGEVREEIRHRPSGERGDLDKIIVILRELYDCSQSYVALQEAFFSRRQQDGESLLEFSLALMTLLERVKQQLPNAIPNAEIVLHDQFVEYVADGALRWELKQLVRRQPASTLLEMRGEAIRWEREGMPGSVRGRSQSVSMRHPVRGARTFSVGVEGAAGDVKINMSESNQLTQSVAGMRFPQSVRRPSCTEVLICRQCEKPGHFARQCNGDCVIPPSSLARHESPSTMRAQHTFFLANGKLGPAELQSHSSVGKDCDSVTLGPLSHLMASCPHLVVCMGGVQVIKQHTILFKTKTNECQCSESVEHVNEMDW